A single genomic interval of Rhodopseudomonas palustris harbors:
- a CDS encoding GrlR family regulatory protein, translated as MLLKGLYKVEFETPRRKAVGVIFASDGRLHGGSSAFAYIGAYEQQGQTIQGTITARRHTSDPAIQSVFGVDEVRVDFHGSTIGDYAQVEGMAAEAPSLGFKALLTRISQ; from the coding sequence ATGCTGCTGAAGGGTCTCTACAAGGTCGAATTCGAAACACCGCGGCGCAAAGCCGTCGGCGTGATTTTCGCATCCGATGGCCGTCTGCACGGCGGCAGTTCGGCATTCGCCTATATCGGCGCATACGAGCAGCAAGGCCAAACCATCCAAGGCACCATCACGGCGCGCCGGCACACCAGCGATCCGGCGATCCAGTCGGTGTTCGGCGTCGACGAGGTGCGGGTCGACTTCCACGGCTCAACGATCGGCGACTACGCGCAGGTCGAAGGCATGGCGGCAGAAGCCCCGTCGCTCGGCTTCAAGGCGTTGCTGACAAGGATCAGCCAATAG
- a CDS encoding carboxylesterase/lipase family protein — protein MSDHHQDSDLLVETECGSIRGIVADGVRTWRGIPFAAAPAGALRFNAAQPPNAWQGVRDASKFGPIPMQKRGYEAIGGAGKTTPISEDCLTVNVSAPLQPSGNLRPVVVWIYGGGFSVGGTRAPLYRGDGLVKSGDVIYVSFNYRVGVFGFSDFSAWSTPESPIQSNPGLRDQVTALGWIKRNISAFGGDPDRVTIVGQSAGAMSVVTLMCIPSAAGLFHRAIAMSPNAGSAFGPERHRAWAAEIVKLLGLDPDDKAAVSHALKQLSAETLCEASSRFFYDVAPDAIAGMLPTSPVVDGDFLPFSPIDAIRLGKAHPVPLVIGTMSREGAILDKVLTVIATRPNRLEDMFKRADWAVRERIASVYRGYPSKRAAIDVGGDFTFWHPSVLIAEGHARVAPCWAYRFDYATPLTRLIFGAATHGLDLPMLFGTTGEGDLGKLDLFRKRASREMSGRFQSDLLGFVRGARPSWSTYDLDRRMTRIFDHADREQADPRRDRRLAWGEFVVT, from the coding sequence ATGTCCGATCATCATCAAGACAGTGACCTACTCGTTGAGACTGAATGCGGCTCCATTCGTGGGATCGTCGCCGATGGCGTGAGGACGTGGCGCGGTATTCCGTTCGCTGCCGCGCCTGCTGGTGCACTGCGCTTCAACGCGGCGCAGCCTCCCAATGCTTGGCAAGGCGTGCGCGACGCTTCCAAGTTCGGTCCGATCCCGATGCAGAAAAGGGGATACGAGGCGATCGGCGGAGCCGGAAAGACGACGCCGATCTCAGAGGACTGTCTGACCGTCAATGTTTCGGCGCCGCTCCAACCGAGCGGCAACCTTCGCCCCGTTGTCGTCTGGATCTACGGCGGCGGCTTTTCGGTCGGTGGCACCCGAGCTCCGCTGTACCGCGGCGATGGGCTGGTGAAATCCGGCGACGTGATCTACGTGAGTTTCAATTATCGCGTCGGCGTCTTCGGCTTCTCCGATTTCTCCGCGTGGTCGACGCCGGAAAGCCCGATCCAGAGCAATCCGGGCTTGCGTGATCAGGTCACAGCGCTCGGATGGATCAAGCGCAACATATCAGCCTTCGGCGGCGACCCGGATCGCGTGACGATCGTCGGACAGTCGGCGGGAGCGATGTCCGTCGTCACCTTGATGTGTATTCCATCCGCCGCTGGGCTCTTCCACCGGGCCATTGCGATGAGTCCGAACGCGGGGTCGGCTTTTGGGCCAGAGAGGCATCGAGCCTGGGCCGCAGAGATTGTTAAACTGCTGGGGCTCGATCCGGACGACAAGGCCGCAGTCTCCCATGCATTGAAGCAGCTTTCGGCCGAGACGCTTTGCGAGGCGTCCAGCCGCTTCTTCTACGACGTGGCGCCGGATGCCATTGCCGGAATGCTGCCCACTTCGCCGGTGGTGGACGGCGACTTCCTACCTTTCTCCCCGATTGATGCGATTCGTCTGGGGAAGGCGCATCCAGTACCGCTCGTGATCGGCACGATGTCGCGCGAGGGAGCTATTCTGGACAAGGTGCTTACGGTGATCGCCACCCGACCAAATCGGCTGGAGGACATGTTCAAGCGAGCCGATTGGGCCGTCCGCGAACGGATCGCGTCGGTCTATCGTGGCTATCCGTCCAAGCGCGCGGCGATCGATGTCGGAGGCGACTTCACCTTCTGGCATCCATCTGTGCTGATTGCGGAGGGCCACGCTCGGGTAGCACCCTGCTGGGCCTATCGGTTCGACTATGCGACGCCGTTGACGCGGTTGATCTTCGGCGCTGCCACCCACGGCCTCGATTTACCGATGTTGTTCGGAACAACCGGTGAGGGCGATTTGGGAAAGCTGGACCTGTTCAGGAAAAGGGCCTCGCGAGAGATGAGCGGCCGCTTTCAGAGCGACCTTCTCGGTTTCGTCCGCGGTGCCCGGCCGAGCTGGTCAACCTACGATCTCGACCGGCGCATGACGCGGATCTTCGATCATGCCGACCGCGAGCAGGCTGACCCCCGACGCGATCGCCGGTTGGCGTGGGGCGAGTTCGTCGTGACCTGA
- a CDS encoding TetR/AcrR family transcriptional regulator produces MSRRGRPTLEQSEELTERIIAVAIEMFLEKGFAETTIDELAVRLGVAKRSLYSRFPSKAELFRAAANNYAASRIDALPPVEPDDRPPAEQLFDICVVLLNYFLHPDIIAMERRFLAEAVRFPQIVPVLEDVRLRAMSRLDAVLSSIGADPEVDAQILWDLVVGPRMRAAALGLCPCAVTDEALALARQRIALFLAARREPSSCSNSR; encoded by the coding sequence ATGAGCCGGCGTGGACGTCCAACGCTCGAGCAGTCGGAAGAACTGACGGAGCGCATTATCGCGGTGGCGATCGAGATGTTTCTCGAAAAGGGCTTTGCCGAAACGACGATTGACGAATTGGCCGTGCGGCTGGGCGTTGCCAAGCGCAGTCTCTACAGCCGCTTTCCATCCAAGGCGGAGTTGTTCCGAGCGGCTGCGAACAACTACGCGGCATCCAGGATCGACGCGCTTCCACCGGTGGAGCCGGACGATCGTCCGCCCGCGGAGCAGTTGTTCGATATCTGTGTCGTTCTTCTCAACTACTTCCTGCACCCCGATATCATCGCCATGGAACGCAGGTTCCTCGCGGAGGCGGTGCGGTTTCCGCAAATCGTCCCGGTGCTGGAGGATGTGCGGCTTCGCGCGATGAGCCGGCTTGATGCCGTGCTGAGCTCGATCGGTGCTGACCCGGAGGTTGATGCACAGATCCTCTGGGATCTGGTGGTCGGCCCCCGCATGCGGGCGGCGGCCCTGGGGCTCTGTCCGTGCGCCGTTACGGATGAGGCCTTGGCGCTCGCTCGTCAGCGGATCGCGCTGTTCTTAGCGGCGCGCCGCGAACCATCAAGCTGCTCCAACTCACGATGA
- a CDS encoding MotE family protein: MNALRDIRILPVVLVAVFGLAVLKIAGLVLDGGYVFDYDPNATKPSWAQENLNFPGRKPIDPDITGSVHGEPKKKEEEKPAVAPPEQTKPAETEPETPAISASERAILERLQARRQELEARAREVEIRESLLKAAEKRIESKVQEMKETEGQIGKATEEKSEAEAARFKGIVTMYESMKPKDAAKIFDRLEMPVLIEIATQIAPRKMSDILGLMSAEAAEKLTVEMARRATGKASVSASVAVLPKIEGRPTPRQ; encoded by the coding sequence ATGAACGCACTTCGGGATATCCGCATCCTTCCGGTGGTTCTGGTCGCGGTCTTCGGCCTTGCTGTGCTGAAGATCGCCGGACTGGTGCTCGATGGCGGCTACGTGTTCGATTACGATCCGAACGCGACCAAGCCGTCATGGGCCCAGGAGAACCTGAACTTCCCCGGACGGAAGCCGATCGATCCCGACATCACCGGCTCGGTGCATGGCGAGCCGAAGAAGAAGGAAGAAGAGAAGCCCGCGGTCGCGCCGCCGGAACAGACCAAGCCAGCCGAGACCGAGCCCGAGACACCGGCGATCTCCGCGTCCGAACGTGCGATCCTCGAGCGGCTGCAGGCGCGCCGCCAGGAGCTGGAAGCGCGTGCCCGCGAAGTCGAGATCCGCGAGAGCCTGCTCAAGGCCGCGGAAAAGCGGATCGAGTCCAAGGTCCAGGAGATGAAGGAGACCGAGGGCCAGATCGGCAAGGCGACCGAGGAGAAATCGGAAGCCGAAGCTGCGCGTTTCAAGGGCATCGTCACGATGTACGAGTCGATGAAGCCGAAGGATGCGGCGAAAATCTTCGATCGTCTGGAAATGCCGGTGCTGATCGAGATCGCCACCCAGATCGCGCCGCGGAAGATGTCCGACATCCTCGGCCTGATGTCGGCCGAAGCCGCCGAGAAGCTCACCGTTGAAATGGCGCGGCGCGCCACCGGGAAGGCGTCGGTGTCGGCATCGGTTGCGGTGCTGCCGAAGATCGAAGGCCGCCCAACGCCCCGGCAGTAG
- a CDS encoding DUF6468 domain-containing protein, whose product MSHIFAIVIESLVAVLLLVTVGYCWLLNKRLLRLKADEQSLKATIGELITVTEIAERAIGGLKLTVREVNENLGRDIAAASALSDQLKKQLGEGDNVLRRLSKIVAAARPGGEQPAAVSAAQANAAAAQAFAERRRHNGLAA is encoded by the coding sequence ATGAGCCACATTTTCGCAATCGTGATCGAAAGCCTGGTCGCCGTTCTGCTCCTTGTCACCGTCGGTTATTGCTGGCTGCTCAACAAGCGGCTGCTGCGGCTGAAGGCCGACGAGCAATCGTTGAAGGCGACGATCGGCGAGCTGATCACCGTCACCGAAATCGCCGAGCGTGCGATCGGCGGCCTCAAGCTCACGGTGCGCGAGGTCAACGAAAACCTCGGCCGCGACATCGCCGCCGCGTCCGCGCTGTCCGACCAGCTCAAGAAGCAGCTCGGTGAAGGCGACAATGTGCTGCGGCGCTTGTCAAAAATCGTCGCGGCGGCGCGCCCCGGGGGCGAGCAGCCGGCGGCGGTGTCGGCGGCGCAGGCCAATGCGGCGGCGGCGCAGGCTTTTGCGGAACGCAGGCGACATAACGGCTTGGCTGCATGA
- the fliM gene encoding flagellar motor switch protein FliM — MAGQDQLDQDAIAAQWEASMASEDPEAAAKAAAENELTGTMAEQWAAMVEDGGRDLGGGKNGGERVLSQEEIDNLLGFSVGEVHLDENSGIRAIIDSAMVSYERLPMLEIVFDRLVRLMTTSLRNFTSDNVEVSLDRITSVRFGDYMNSIPLPAVLCVFKAEEWQNFGLATVDSSLIYSMIDVLLGGRRGQAALRIEGRPYTTIETNLVKRLLEVVLADAEQAFRPLSPVSFSIDRLETNPRFAAISRPANAAILVRLHIDMEDRGGNIELLLPYATIEPIRGVLMQMFMGEKFGRDQVWEGHLATEIVQADISVDAVLYEAELPLRQLMALQVGDTLPLELRADATVAVRCGSVVLTEGRMGRVGDRVAIRVTKPLRKPLTTYAMFERTDEQSKMMEAQ, encoded by the coding sequence ATGGCCGGCCAGGACCAACTCGACCAGGACGCAATTGCCGCCCAATGGGAAGCCTCCATGGCGTCGGAGGATCCCGAGGCCGCGGCAAAGGCGGCAGCGGAGAACGAACTTACCGGGACGATGGCGGAGCAATGGGCCGCCATGGTCGAGGATGGCGGCCGCGATCTCGGCGGCGGCAAGAACGGCGGCGAGCGGGTGCTGTCGCAGGAGGAGATCGACAATCTCCTCGGCTTCAGCGTCGGCGAGGTGCACCTCGACGAGAACTCCGGCATCCGCGCGATCATCGATTCCGCGATGGTCTCCTACGAGCGTCTGCCGATGCTCGAAATCGTCTTCGACCGCCTGGTGCGGTTGATGACGACCAGCTTGCGCAACTTCACCTCGGACAACGTCGAAGTCTCGCTCGACCGCATCACTTCGGTCCGGTTCGGCGACTACATGAACTCGATCCCGCTGCCCGCGGTGCTGTGCGTGTTCAAGGCCGAGGAGTGGCAGAACTTCGGGCTCGCCACCGTCGACTCCAGCCTGATCTATTCGATGATCGACGTGCTGCTCGGCGGCCGCCGCGGTCAGGCCGCGCTGCGCATCGAAGGTCGGCCCTACACCACGATCGAGACCAATCTGGTGAAGCGGCTGCTCGAAGTGGTGCTCGCCGACGCCGAACAGGCTTTCCGGCCGCTGTCGCCGGTGTCGTTCAGCATCGACCGGCTCGAGACCAATCCGCGCTTCGCCGCGATCAGCCGGCCTGCCAACGCCGCGATCCTGGTCCGCCTGCACATCGACATGGAAGACCGCGGCGGCAACATCGAGTTGCTGCTGCCCTACGCCACGATCGAACCGATCCGCGGCGTGCTGATGCAGATGTTCATGGGCGAAAAGTTCGGCCGTGATCAGGTCTGGGAAGGCCACCTCGCCACCGAGATCGTGCAGGCCGATATTTCGGTCGACGCCGTGCTGTACGAAGCCGAATTGCCGCTGCGGCAATTAATGGCGCTGCAGGTCGGCGACACCCTGCCGCTGGAGCTGCGCGCCGACGCCACGGTGGCGGTGCGGTGCGGCAGCGTCGTGCTCACCGAAGGCCGGATGGGCCGGGTCGGCGACCGCGTCGCCATTCGCGTCACCAAACCGCTGCGCAAGCCGCTCACCACCTACGCCATGTTCGAACGCACCGACGAGCAGAGCAAAATGATGGAGGCACAATGA
- the fliL gene encoding flagellar basal body-associated protein FliL encodes MADAEKPEEGAEAAEGGAPKSKKKLIIIIAAAAVLLLGGGGAYFFLFAGHGEDAHQAEAAKEVKPPNFVEVPEIMVNLAGTPGERVQYLKAKVVLEVKDEKLAEQIKPNMPRITDLFQTYLRELRSGDLNGSVGMFRMKEELTRRVNMAIAPAQVSAVLFKEVLVQ; translated from the coding sequence ATGGCGGACGCAGAGAAACCGGAAGAAGGCGCCGAGGCCGCCGAAGGCGGGGCGCCAAAGAGCAAGAAGAAGCTGATCATCATCATCGCCGCGGCGGCCGTGCTGCTGCTGGGCGGCGGTGGCGCTTATTTCTTCCTGTTCGCCGGCCACGGCGAAGACGCGCATCAGGCCGAAGCCGCCAAGGAAGTGAAGCCGCCGAACTTCGTCGAAGTGCCGGAGATCATGGTCAACCTCGCCGGCACGCCGGGCGAGCGGGTACAATATCTCAAGGCCAAGGTCGTGCTCGAGGTGAAGGACGAGAAGCTTGCCGAGCAGATCAAGCCGAACATGCCGCGGATCACTGACCTGTTTCAGACCTACTTGCGTGAGCTGCGCTCGGGCGACCTCAACGGTTCGGTCGGGATGTTTCGGATGAAGGAAGAGCTGACCCGGCGCGTCAATATGGCGATCGCGCCCGCGCAGGTGTCGGCCGTGTTGTTCAAGGAAGTACTGGTGCAGTGA
- the flgF gene encoding flagellar basal-body rod protein FlgF: MENALLVGLSRQVVLERQMDVVANNLANLNTNGFKAERSVFQEFLNTGAHEDNFARPDRRVSFVQDRATYHDLSTGALQETKNPLDVAIDGKGFLVVQTPQGERFTRDGSLTINAQGQLVNGSGFPVLGTGGPIVIQPTDKELSISPDGRVSVVEGTSIIDSLRGKLRVVTFDRPQSLIKQGGNLFAATSDQGTPDTKSMVRQGYVEKSNVNSVLEMTRMIDVTRTYTQISAMLQQESELRKTAIEKLAEVPA; the protein is encoded by the coding sequence ATGGAGAATGCTCTTCTCGTCGGACTGTCACGGCAGGTCGTGCTCGAACGGCAGATGGATGTCGTCGCGAACAACCTCGCCAATCTCAACACCAACGGCTTCAAGGCGGAGCGGTCGGTGTTCCAGGAATTTCTGAATACCGGCGCGCACGAGGACAATTTTGCGCGGCCGGACCGGCGCGTCAGCTTCGTGCAGGACCGCGCCACCTACCACGACCTGTCGACCGGCGCCCTGCAAGAGACCAAGAACCCGCTCGACGTCGCGATCGACGGCAAGGGCTTTCTGGTGGTGCAGACCCCGCAGGGCGAGCGCTTCACCCGCGACGGATCGCTGACGATCAATGCCCAGGGCCAGCTCGTGAACGGCTCCGGCTTCCCGGTGCTCGGCACCGGCGGCCCGATCGTGATCCAGCCGACCGACAAGGAACTGTCGATCTCGCCCGACGGCCGCGTCAGCGTGGTGGAAGGCACATCGATCATCGACTCGCTGCGCGGCAAGCTGCGCGTGGTGACGTTCGACCGGCCGCAGAGCCTGATCAAGCAGGGCGGCAATCTGTTCGCAGCCACGTCCGACCAGGGCACGCCCGACACCAAGTCGATGGTGCGCCAGGGCTATGTCGAGAAGTCGAACGTCAACTCGGTCCTCGAAATGACCAGGATGATCGACGTCACCCGAACCTACACCCAGATCTCGGCGATGCTGCAGCAGGAAAGCGAGCTGCGCAAAACCGCGATCGAGAAACTCGCCGAAGTTCCGGCCTAA
- the flgG gene encoding flagellar basal-body rod protein FlgG, translated as MRALYTAATGMAAQELNVQVISNNIANMRTTGFKKQTAQFQDLIYDHVRRVGAQASDQGTILPVGVDIGGGVKTVGTPRLMTQGTLSPTGNDLDLAVRGEGFFKIQMPDGTFAYTRDGSFTKDNTGRMVTANGNPVQPTITVPNGATSITVAANGQVSVTISGSTTPTVIGQIGLTRFINKAGLQPQGDNLFIETPASGTPQDGIASADGLGDIMQKTLEMANVEVVTEISDLISAQRAYEMNAKVVSSADQMLQSTSNMFR; from the coding sequence ATGCGCGCACTCTACACTGCGGCGACCGGGATGGCGGCCCAGGAGCTCAACGTTCAGGTGATCTCCAACAACATCGCCAACATGCGCACCACCGGCTTCAAGAAGCAGACGGCGCAGTTTCAGGACCTGATCTACGACCACGTCCGCCGCGTCGGCGCGCAGGCGTCGGACCAGGGCACGATCCTGCCGGTCGGTGTCGACATCGGCGGCGGCGTCAAGACCGTCGGCACCCCGCGGCTGATGACCCAGGGCACGTTGTCGCCCACCGGCAACGATCTCGACCTCGCGGTTCGCGGCGAAGGCTTCTTCAAGATCCAGATGCCGGACGGCACCTTCGCCTACACCCGCGACGGTTCGTTCACCAAGGACAACACCGGCCGCATGGTCACCGCCAACGGCAACCCGGTGCAGCCGACCATCACCGTTCCGAACGGCGCCACCAGCATCACCGTCGCCGCCAACGGCCAGGTGTCGGTGACGATCTCCGGCTCGACCACGCCCACCGTGATCGGCCAGATCGGCCTCACCCGTTTCATCAACAAGGCCGGCCTGCAGCCGCAGGGCGACAACCTGTTCATCGAAACGCCCGCGTCCGGCACACCGCAGGACGGCATCGCCTCGGCCGACGGTCTCGGTGACATCATGCAGAAGACGCTGGAGATGGCGAACGTCGAAGTGGTGACGGAAATCTCCGATCTGATCTCGGCGCAGCGCGCCTACGAAATGAACGCCAAGGTCGTCAGCTCCGCCGACCAGATGCTGCAATCCACCTCCAACATGTTCCGCTGA
- the flgA gene encoding flagellar basal body P-ring formation chaperone FlgA gives MIRALLLASTLIAAAGSGAIGQTAAPTAQSQGELRPSDVLKSPVLRPHVEVTGELVRIGDVIENAGAAAGIAIYRSPDLGTTGALPTATVLAALRAHQVIGVDTRDITEVTVTRLARTLAAKEIEQQVVQTLQQRHGLGEPEDLTVNFDRDVEAKTLPANYAGKLQVVSEKFDVRSGRFDISYEISGGEGTAPARLRVTGTAIETVVATVLTRPVQRNEVIKVSDIVIERRPKSEVASDAASRDAAIGMQARQTLRSGQVLRSADLAKPDLVTRDQGVTLIYRAAGIYLTARGKALDTGAEGDVVNVLNLQSKRTITGTVIGRGQVAITVISPRVVADAKTE, from the coding sequence ATGATCCGCGCTCTCCTCCTCGCATCCACCCTGATCGCCGCCGCCGGCAGCGGCGCGATCGGACAGACCGCAGCGCCTACCGCCCAGTCCCAGGGCGAACTGCGCCCGAGCGACGTGCTGAAGTCGCCAGTGCTGCGCCCGCATGTCGAAGTCACCGGCGAGCTGGTCCGGATCGGCGACGTGATCGAGAACGCCGGCGCCGCAGCCGGCATCGCGATCTATCGCTCGCCCGACCTCGGCACCACCGGCGCGTTGCCGACCGCCACCGTGCTCGCAGCGTTGCGCGCCCATCAGGTGATCGGCGTCGACACCCGCGACATCACCGAAGTTACGGTGACCCGGCTCGCGCGCACCCTGGCCGCGAAGGAAATCGAGCAGCAGGTGGTTCAGACCCTGCAGCAGCGCCACGGCCTCGGTGAGCCCGAAGACCTGACGGTGAATTTCGACCGCGACGTCGAGGCGAAGACGCTGCCGGCGAACTACGCCGGCAAACTGCAGGTCGTCAGCGAGAAATTCGACGTGCGCAGCGGCCGGTTCGACATCAGCTACGAGATCAGCGGTGGCGAAGGCACGGCGCCAGCCCGGCTGCGGGTCACCGGCACCGCGATCGAGACCGTTGTGGCCACCGTGCTGACCCGGCCGGTGCAGCGTAACGAAGTCATCAAGGTGTCCGACATCGTCATCGAGCGCCGTCCAAAGAGCGAAGTCGCGTCCGACGCGGCGAGCCGGGACGCCGCTATCGGCATGCAGGCGCGCCAGACGCTGCGCAGCGGCCAGGTGCTGCGCAGCGCCGACCTCGCCAAGCCGGACCTCGTGACCCGCGACCAGGGCGTCACGCTGATCTATCGCGCCGCCGGCATCTATCTCACCGCGCGCGGCAAGGCCCTCGACACTGGCGCCGAGGGCGACGTCGTCAACGTGCTCAACCTGCAGTCCAAGCGCACCATTACCGGCACGGTGATCGGCCGCGGCCAGGTCGCGATCACCGTCATCTCTCCGCGCGTCGTGGCCGACGCGAAAACCGAGTAA
- the flgH gene encoding flagellar basal body L-ring protein FlgH, producing MSKSVPLQRIVLVAALMATGGLAGGCSSIDRLAAIGERPALTPIENPTTQPGYKPVQMPMPKPEVASYNANSLWRNGSRAFFKDQRAAKVGDILTVTVNFTDKANIANETQRSRTSKEDSGITDFIGSKTITTPATAVLPGRILTTDSTSSSDGKGSVQRQEALQTNVAAVVTQVLPNGNLVVEGKQEIRVNFEIRELIVAGIVRPEDIQSDNTIDSSKIAQARIAYGGRGQITDVQQPRYGQQVMDVLLPF from the coding sequence ATGTCGAAGTCAGTGCCGTTGCAACGCATCGTTCTGGTCGCCGCCCTGATGGCGACGGGCGGACTCGCCGGGGGCTGCTCCTCGATCGATCGTCTCGCCGCGATCGGCGAACGGCCGGCGCTCACCCCGATCGAAAACCCGACCACGCAGCCCGGCTACAAGCCGGTGCAGATGCCGATGCCGAAGCCGGAAGTGGCCTCCTATAACGCCAACTCGCTGTGGCGGAACGGCAGCCGCGCGTTCTTCAAGGATCAGCGCGCCGCCAAGGTCGGCGACATTCTCACCGTGACGGTGAACTTCACCGACAAGGCCAACATCGCCAACGAGACCCAGCGCAGCCGCACCAGCAAGGAAGACTCCGGCATCACCGACTTCATCGGCAGCAAGACGATCACGACGCCCGCGACCGCGGTGCTGCCGGGCCGGATCCTGACCACCGATTCCACCTCGTCATCCGACGGCAAGGGCTCGGTGCAGCGGCAGGAAGCGTTGCAAACCAACGTCGCCGCGGTGGTGACCCAGGTGCTGCCGAACGGCAATCTGGTGGTCGAAGGCAAGCAGGAGATCCGGGTCAACTTCGAGATCCGCGAACTGATCGTCGCCGGCATCGTGCGGCCCGAGGACATCCAGAGCGACAACACCATCGACTCGAGCAAGATCGCGCAGGCCCGCATCGCCTATGGCGGCCGCGGCCAGATCACCGACGTGCAGCAGCCGCGCTACGGCCAGCAGGTGATGGACGTGCTGCTCCCGTTCTGA